One Prolixibacteraceae bacterium DNA segment encodes these proteins:
- a CDS encoding MotA/TolQ/ExbB proton channel family protein, which translates to MMNEITNLLYWISTGLLIPVTILLLIFFIRSIFMIGAFYGTYINKMKFYKSHHKEISLFNKDNIRQEISSIDKNSKLLLPIYIQKLTLVEPMPLYYNKVLDDFENECQKDLSKSQIIAKIGPILGLMGTLIPMGPALVGLAAGDIESMALNMQIAFATTVIGLLTGALGFIIMQIKKRWYASDISYLEFVIELLKQSQP; encoded by the coding sequence ATGATGAATGAAATAACAAACCTTCTCTATTGGATCTCAACAGGACTCCTTATACCGGTAACCATACTATTATTGATCTTCTTTATCCGATCAATATTTATGATTGGAGCATTCTATGGAACCTATATCAATAAAATGAAGTTTTACAAATCTCACCATAAAGAGATTTCTCTTTTTAATAAAGACAACATACGACAAGAAATATCTTCGATTGACAAAAACTCAAAACTTTTGTTGCCTATATATATTCAAAAACTAACATTGGTCGAACCCATGCCCCTATACTATAACAAAGTACTAGATGATTTTGAAAATGAATGTCAGAAAGATCTATCAAAAAGTCAGATTATTGCAAAAATAGGTCCTATACTAGGGCTCATGGGAACTCTTATCCCCATGGGACCAGCCCTTGTTGGTTTGGCTGCAGGAGACATCGAGTCTATGGCATTAAACATGCAAATTGCATTTGCAACCACTGTAATAGGACTATTAACTGGGGCATTAGGATTTATCATTATGCAAATAAAAAAACGTTGGTATGCATCCGACATCAGCTATCTTGAATTTGTTATAGAACTACTCAAACAGTCACAACCATGA